One window from the genome of Nitrososphaerota archaeon encodes:
- the amrB gene encoding AmmeMemoRadiSam system protein B, whose product MGIRFPVVSGAFYSSSKDSLIKEIEKCFKHNLGPGKIPDKPIEYFPRINFLISPHAGYVYSGPIAAHGYYNLYKSPLPKTIIIIGPNHQGYGTSVSIYPEGIWRTPLGEVSIDKELAYNLAKASDVFSLDEASHMYEHSIEVQIPFLQYILKDFKIVPICMLDQNKKISIQVGEAIASIIADKKDVAIIASTDFTHYESAKEANRKDNEAIKAIIDLDVNKFYDVIEEMNITMCGFGPVSSLITIAKKIGVKKGNLLKYATSGDITGDYSSVVGYASIFFEAIKK is encoded by the coding sequence ATGGGTATTAGATTTCCAGTAGTTTCAGGAGCTTTTTATTCATCTTCAAAAGATTCGCTTATAAAAGAAATAGAAAAATGTTTTAAGCATAATTTAGGACCAGGAAAAATACCGGATAAACCTATTGAATATTTTCCTAGAATAAATTTTTTAATCTCACCTCATGCAGGTTATGTTTATTCTGGACCAATAGCTGCTCATGGTTATTATAATCTTTATAAAAGCCCTTTACCAAAAACCATCATTATTATTGGCCCAAATCATCAAGGTTATGGAACAAGCGTATCTATTTATCCCGAGGGAATTTGGCGTACACCTTTAGGAGAAGTAAGCATAGATAAAGAATTAGCTTATAATTTAGCAAAAGCATCAGATGTTTTTTCATTAGATGAAGCATCACATATGTATGAACATTCAATAGAAGTTCAAATACCTTTCTTGCAATATATTTTGAAAGATTTTAAAATTGTTCCTATATGTATGCTTGATCAGAATAAGAAAATAAGTATTCAAGTAGGTGAAGCGATCGCTTCAATTATAGCTGATAAAAAAGATGTTGCAATAATTGCTTCAACAGATTTTACACATTACGAATCAGCAAAAGAAGCAAATAGGAAAGATAATGAAGCTATAAAAGCAATAATAGATTTAGATGTAAATAAATTCTATGATGTTATAGAAGAAATGAATATTACCATGTGTGGCTTTGGTCCTGTTTCATCGCTAATTACTATAGCTAAAAAAATTGGAGTAAAAAAAGGGAATTTATTAAAATATGCAACAAGTGGAGATATAACTGGAGATTATAGTTCAGTTGTAGGATATGCTTCAATATTTTTTGAAGCAATAAAAAAATAA
- a CDS encoding Trm112 family protein — protein MKYRLMDILACPICKKFPLELIVFDETKSRYKPREWKCEEYCGFSKEFVSKLEKLNCEDCLSREIVEGILFCSNCNRWYPIIEEIPQMLPDDLRDKNKDLSFLSKWKDKTPLKIVEGGKPYNLIG, from the coding sequence ATGAAATATAGATTAATGGATATTCTTGCTTGCCCAATATGTAAAAAATTTCCATTGGAACTTATTGTATTTGATGAAACTAAATCAAGATATAAGCCTAGAGAATGGAAATGTGAAGAATATTGTGGTTTTTCAAAAGAATTTGTTTCTAAACTTGAAAAGCTTAATTGTGAAGATTGTCTTTCAAGAGAAATAGTTGAAGGTATTCTTTTTTGTTCTAATTGTAATAGATGGTATCCAATTATAGAAGAAATTCCACAAATGCTTCCAGATGATTTAAGAGATAAAAATAAAGATTTATCATTTTTATCTAAATGGAAAGATAAAACTCCTTTAAAAATAGTTGAAGGTGGAAAACCATATAATTTAATAGGTTAG
- a CDS encoding Zn-ribbon domain-containing OB-fold protein has product MSKPTSPRIWQLAERRYRLIGTKCKNCGKSFISPRKICPNCKSMDLEDILLPRKGKIYSYTIINALPSERENYGPYIMAIVELENGCKLTAEIVDCKIEDLKIGMPVELTFRKIGEESESGIIYYGYKFRPIS; this is encoded by the coding sequence ATGTCTAAACCTACTTCTCCTAGAATATGGCAGCTTGCTGAAAGAAGATATAGATTAATTGGCACAAAATGTAAAAATTGTGGAAAAAGCTTTATTAGTCCTAGGAAAATTTGTCCAAATTGTAAATCTATGGATTTGGAAGATATTCTTCTTCCTAGAAAAGGTAAAATATACTCCTATACAATAATTAATGCTCTTCCTTCCGAAAGAGAAAATTATGGTCCATATATAATGGCTATTGTAGAACTTGAGAATGGATGTAAACTTACAGCCGAGATAGTTGATTGCAAAATTGAAGATTTGAAAATTGGAATGCCTGTAGAACTTACTTTTAGAAAAATTGGTGAAGAAAGTGAAAGTGGAATAATATACTATGGATATAAATTTCGTCCAATAAGTTAA
- a CDS encoding 50S ribosomal protein L18e: MKKYKIRTKNPMKTRLYEILKEAGKKSNFWKRIAEEALKPRRKKKVVNISKINRLTKPKDKVIVPGKVLGDGEINHSITLSAFEFSIKAIEKILSANGKILTIEEMIKKNPTGKDVKIIV; the protein is encoded by the coding sequence ATGAAAAAATACAAGATTAGGACAAAAAATCCTATGAAAACAAGATTGTATGAAATATTAAAAGAAGCTGGGAAAAAATCCAATTTTTGGAAAAGAATAGCAGAAGAAGCTTTAAAACCTAGAAGGAAAAAGAAAGTAGTAAATATATCTAAAATTAATAGACTTACTAAGCCTAAGGATAAAGTAATTGTACCAGGAAAAGTTCTTGGAGATGGAGAAATAAATCATTCAATAACTTTATCAGCTTTTGAATTTTCTATAAAAGCTATTGAAAAAATTTTATCTGCAAATGGAAAGATTTTAACTATTGAAGAAATGATTAAGAAAAATCCAACAGGAAAGGATGTGAAAATAATTGTCTAA
- a CDS encoding DNA-directed RNA polymerase subunit N — translation MFPIRCFSCGSLIADKWEEYKRRVDAGEEPGKILDNLGVKRYCCRRMFLSHVEVFEEEIVRFSYQFGKGVKKIGETNNH, via the coding sequence ATGTTCCCAATTAGATGTTTTTCATGCGGTTCATTAATAGCTGATAAATGGGAAGAATATAAAAGAAGAGTTGATGCGGGAGAAGAACCTGGCAAAATATTAGATAATTTAGGAGTGAAAAGGTATTGTTGTAGAAGAATGTTTTTATCACATGTAGAAGTTTTTGAGGAAGAGATTGTTAGATTTTCTTATCAATTTGGAAAAGGGGTGAAAAAAATTGGAGAAACAAACAATCATTAA
- a CDS encoding 50S ribosomal protein L13 produces MSKNILKIKEKEPIVIDATNHKIGRLASIIAKKLLSGEKVIIVNAEKAIITGNKKAILERYLMLRRRRQFSSHKKITVWFPIRPDRILRYAIIRMLPRKKDKGRRAAKRLKVYIGLPKEYSKMNIQKIDKAEFKSRYSSSGKMINYITIGELSKELGWKEIE; encoded by the coding sequence TTGTCTAAAAATATTTTAAAAATAAAAGAAAAAGAACCTATAGTTATAGACGCAACTAATCATAAAATTGGAAGATTAGCTTCAATAATTGCTAAAAAGCTTTTAAGTGGGGAAAAAGTAATAATTGTAAATGCTGAAAAAGCAATAATTACTGGAAATAAAAAAGCTATTCTTGAAAGATATTTAATGCTTCGTAGAAGAAGACAATTTTCATCTCATAAAAAAATTACGGTATGGTTTCCTATAAGACCTGATAGAATATTAAGATATGCTATTATTAGAATGCTGCCAAGAAAAAAGGATAAGGGAAGAAGAGCTGCTAAAAGATTAAAAGTTTATATAGGATTACCAAAAGAATATTCAAAAATGAATATTCAAAAGATTGATAAAGCTGAATTCAAATCAAGATATTCTTCTTCTGGGAAAATGATAAATTATATTACAATTGGAGAATTATCTAAAGAATTAGGGTGGAAGGAAATTGAGTAA
- a CDS encoding nucleotidyltransferase domain-containing protein → MKDIFVREAIRKEEIFKNLPELLKEIKKILNEMDKESKVFLFGSVTKNEHVLISDIDVLILTKLKPNEVIAKLRKEGFDEPFEFHIVDEERFKLYKNFIKEMKEII, encoded by the coding sequence TTGAAAGATATTTTTGTTAGAGAAGCTATTAGAAAAGAAGAGATTTTTAAAAATTTACCTGAACTCTTAAAGGAAATAAAAAAGATATTAAATGAGATGGATAAAGAATCTAAAGTTTTCCTATTTGGTTCTGTAACAAAGAATGAGCATGTTTTAATAAGTGATATTGATGTATTAATTTTAACAAAACTAAAACCTAATGAAGTCATTGCAAAATTAAGAAAAGAAGGATTTGATGAACCTTTTGAATTCCATATAGTTGATGAAGAAAGATTTAAACTTTATAAAAATTTTATTAAAGAAATGAAAGAAATAATATAG
- a CDS encoding hydroxymethylglutaryl-CoA synthase codes for MQIKDIGILGYGVYIPAYRIKIEEIAFQWNRNAEQIKKGLRVESKSVKGLDEDEATIAVEAAWNALKRAPEVNPKEIGAIYVGSESKPYAVKPTATIVAAAIGASFNIRAADYEFACKAGTEAIISCIAQVKSKLIKYGLAIGADCSQSWPGDELEYTAASGGAAFIIGEKNNKTVAYFEGQCSVGSDTPDFWRRDTIQFPRHTGRFTGEPAYFKHIIGAAKGLMGTLGLKPNDFNYFVPHQPNGSFPLRVAKILGFEEDKVKPGLISPCVGNLYSGSSPVGFCKVLDQAKPGERILLVSFGSGAGADAFSIIVQDYIEEKRDLAPKVEYYLNRKIFLSYGRYSRHMSLIRGVNYA; via the coding sequence CAATGGAATAGGAATGCTGAACAGATTAAAAAAGGGCTTAGAGTTGAAAGTAAATCTGTAAAGGGCTTGGATGAAGATGAAGCAACCATTGCTGTTGAAGCTGCATGGAATGCTTTAAAAAGAGCTCCTGAAGTTAATCCTAAAGAAATAGGTGCAATTTATGTTGGTTCGGAATCTAAACCTTATGCTGTTAAACCTACGGCAACAATTGTTGCTGCTGCTATTGGAGCCAGTTTTAATATAAGAGCTGCAGATTATGAATTTGCATGTAAAGCTGGAACAGAAGCTATTATTAGTTGTATTGCTCAAGTAAAAAGTAAATTAATAAAATATGGTTTAGCAATTGGAGCTGATTGCTCTCAATCTTGGCCTGGTGATGAACTTGAATATACTGCTGCAAGTGGTGGGGCTGCATTTATAATTGGAGAGAAAAATAATAAAACAGTAGCATATTTTGAAGGACAATGTTCTGTTGGAAGTGATACACCAGATTTTTGGAGAAGGGATACTATACAATTCCCAAGACATACTGGAAGATTTACTGGTGAACCAGCTTATTTTAAGCATATAATTGGAGCTGCAAAAGGTTTAATGGGTACGTTAGGTTTAAAACCAAATGACTTCAATTACTTTGTCCCACATCAACCGAATGGTTCTTTTCCTTTAAGAGTTGCTAAAATACTTGGTTTTGAAGAAGACAAAGTAAAACCCGGCTTAATTTCACCTTGTGTAGGAAATCTTTATTCTGGGTCTTCACCAGTTGGCTTTTGCAAAGTTTTAGATCAAGCAAAACCTGGAGAAAGAATATTGTTGGTTTCTTTTGGATCAGGAGCTGGGGCAGATGCATTTAGTATAATTGTCCAAGATTACATTGAAGAAAAGAGAGATCTTGCTCCAAAAGTTGAATATTATTTAAATAGAAAAATATTTTTATCGTATGGAAGATATAGCAGACATATGTCATTAATAAGAGGTGTAAATTATGCGTGA
- a CDS encoding DNA-directed RNA polymerase subunit D, whose protein sequence is MVKITLLESDEKYAKIILEDIPLAIANALRRNIINEVPTMAIEEILVLENSSAMSDEVLAHRLALIPFISDIDNYVLPEKCDCGSKLGCNKCVVRYTLIKEANEDFLTVYSGDMVPEDPNTKVVPVSKNIPIVKLAPGQKISLELYVRVGIGAKNAKWQSGIATLKNMPSIAIDYKKCDLCKKCIEICAKKILYIKNGKIFFENIYDCTLCKDCIKACPKDPPAISINEVNNSFILYIESFGFLSPFRMFKEAIKVLQQKLEEFEKNIKILKGERNEKIQD, encoded by the coding sequence ATGGTAAAAATAACTTTGCTTGAATCAGATGAGAAATATGCAAAGATTATTTTAGAAGATATACCTTTAGCTATAGCAAATGCATTAAGAAGAAATATTATAAATGAAGTCCCAACAATGGCTATTGAAGAAATTTTAGTTCTTGAAAATTCTTCAGCAATGTCTGATGAGGTATTAGCTCATAGATTAGCTTTAATTCCATTTATTTCAGATATAGATAATTATGTTTTACCAGAAAAATGTGATTGTGGAAGTAAGTTAGGATGTAATAAATGTGTTGTAAGATACACTCTTATAAAAGAAGCAAATGAGGATTTTCTAACAGTATATTCAGGAGATATGGTTCCAGAAGATCCTAATACTAAAGTTGTTCCAGTTAGTAAAAATATCCCAATAGTTAAACTTGCTCCTGGTCAAAAAATTTCTTTAGAACTTTATGTAAGAGTAGGGATTGGAGCAAAAAATGCTAAATGGCAATCAGGAATAGCTACTTTAAAAAACATGCCTTCAATAGCAATAGATTATAAAAAATGTGATTTATGTAAGAAATGTATTGAAATTTGTGCTAAAAAAATTCTATATATAAAAAATGGAAAAATATTTTTTGAAAATATTTATGATTGTACTTTATGTAAAGATTGTATTAAAGCATGTCCTAAAGACCCCCCAGCAATTTCAATTAATGAAGTGAATAATTCTTTTATACTCTATATTGAATCTTTTGGTTTTTTATCCCCTTTTAGAATGTTTAAAGAAGCAATTAAAGTTTTACAGCAAAAATTAGAAGAATTTGAAAAAAACATAAAAATTTTAAAGGGAGAGAGAAATGAAAAAATACAAGATTAG
- a CDS encoding enolase C-terminal domain-like protein, which produces MEKQTIIKKIIARKVFDSRGEETIEIEVETFSAKATFAAPAGKSKGAKEVEYYPKGGVNEAVKIFNKNIAPKLINLDSCNQIEIDMLLKEIDGTERFEVIGGNTAIATSLAIAEVASKSLNMPLFMHLGGVFSNILPLPLGNVLGGGKHAGEGAPDIQEYLVVPLNPKDIYEAIQANITVYKKLGSILSKNIKGFTKGKGDEGAYAPNIDSLKALEYVSEAVNKAMDEIGIKIGIGLDIAASSLWDEKEKVYFYSKENIKLNTEEQIERMLSFIDKYNIVYLEDPLHEDDFEGFSELTKNSKDTLICGDDLFTTRKELLEKGYSMKAGNAIIIKPNQVGTLTDTYKTVDFAKKHGYTPVASHRSGETEYGYLAHIAVGFNCSMIKAGVIGGERIAKANELIRISEYLGKFAKMASLELK; this is translated from the coding sequence TTGGAGAAACAAACAATCATTAAAAAAATTATAGCTAGAAAAGTATTTGATAGTAGAGGAGAAGAAACAATAGAAATTGAAGTAGAAACATTTTCAGCAAAAGCAACATTTGCAGCTCCTGCTGGAAAAAGTAAAGGAGCAAAAGAAGTAGAATATTATCCTAAAGGAGGAGTAAATGAAGCAGTAAAAATATTCAATAAAAATATTGCTCCAAAATTAATAAATTTAGATTCATGCAATCAAATTGAAATAGATATGCTTTTAAAAGAAATAGATGGGACTGAAAGATTTGAAGTAATTGGAGGAAATACTGCTATAGCAACTTCTTTAGCAATTGCTGAAGTAGCTTCAAAATCTCTTAATATGCCACTTTTTATGCATTTGGGAGGAGTATTTTCTAATATTCTTCCTCTTCCACTTGGAAATGTTTTAGGAGGAGGTAAGCATGCTGGAGAAGGAGCCCCAGATATACAAGAATATTTAGTTGTTCCACTTAATCCAAAAGATATTTATGAAGCTATTCAAGCAAACATCACTGTTTATAAAAAACTTGGTTCAATTCTTTCAAAAAATATAAAAGGGTTTACAAAAGGTAAAGGAGACGAAGGAGCATATGCACCAAATATAGATAGTTTAAAAGCTTTAGAATATGTTTCTGAAGCAGTTAATAAAGCAATGGATGAAATAGGAATAAAAATTGGAATTGGATTAGATATTGCAGCCTCATCATTATGGGATGAGAAAGAGAAAGTTTATTTCTATAGTAAAGAAAATATAAAATTAAATACAGAAGAACAAATAGAGAGAATGTTATCTTTTATAGATAAATATAACATAGTTTATTTAGAAGATCCTTTGCATGAAGATGATTTTGAAGGTTTTTCTGAATTAACTAAAAATTCTAAAGATACATTAATATGTGGAGATGATTTATTTACTACAAGAAAAGAATTACTTGAAAAAGGTTATTCTATGAAAGCTGGGAATGCTATTATTATAAAACCAAATCAAGTTGGAACATTAACTGATACATATAAAACTGTTGATTTTGCAAAAAAGCATGGATATACTCCTGTTGCTTCACACAGATCGGGGGAAACGGAATATGGATATTTAGCACATATAGCAGTAGGATTTAATTGTTCAATGATTAAAGCAGGAGTTATAGGAGGAGAAAGAATTGCTAAAGCAAATGAATTGATAAGAATTAGTGAATATTTAGGAAAATTTGCAAAAATGGCTTCTTTGGAGTTGAAATAA
- a CDS encoding ABC transporter ATP-binding protein: protein MNSEEILLQVRNLKKYFPLRRGFLSSIFGGPELYVHAVDNISFNIKKGEIFGLAGESGCGKTTTGRAILRLVEPTSGSIIFNGEDILKLNKEQLKPFRKRMQIIFQDPYESLNPRMTVYDILSEPLDIHEITEDPNEKKEIIAKALEEVEISPPEDFMDRYPHELSGGQRQRVAVARALILKPEFIVADEPVSMLDVSIRAEVLNLMLKLRDEHKISYLFITHDLAIGRHMSERMGIMYAGKIVEMAESEKLVNEPLHPYTQALMAAVPSPDPTAERIKLVIGGEVPNLVNPPPGCRFAPRCPKAMEICKKADPIEIEIEKDRFVACYLYA, encoded by the coding sequence ATGAATTCAGAAGAAATTTTGCTTCAAGTTAGAAATTTAAAAAAATATTTTCCATTAAGAAGAGGTTTTCTATCTTCTATATTTGGTGGCCCAGAGCTTTATGTTCATGCTGTGGATAATATTAGTTTTAATATTAAAAAAGGTGAAATATTTGGATTAGCTGGAGAATCTGGTTGTGGAAAAACAACTACTGGAAGAGCTATTCTTAGACTTGTTGAACCTACTTCTGGATCGATAATATTTAATGGAGAAGATATTCTTAAATTGAATAAAGAACAATTAAAGCCTTTTAGAAAAAGAATGCAAATTATTTTTCAAGATCCTTATGAATCATTAAATCCAAGAATGACTGTGTATGATATACTAAGCGAACCACTTGATATTCATGAAATAACTGAAGATCCAAATGAAAAAAAAGAAATCATAGCAAAAGCTCTTGAAGAAGTTGAAATATCTCCTCCTGAAGATTTCATGGATAGATATCCACATGAACTTAGTGGTGGCCAACGTCAAAGAGTAGCGGTAGCAAGGGCATTAATTCTTAAACCAGAATTCATAGTTGCAGATGAACCAGTTTCAATGCTTGATGTTTCTATAAGAGCTGAAGTATTAAATTTAATGTTAAAATTAAGAGATGAACATAAAATATCTTATCTTTTCATTACTCATGATTTAGCAATAGGAAGACATATGAGTGAAAGAATGGGTATAATGTATGCAGGTAAAATTGTTGAAATGGCTGAATCTGAAAAATTAGTTAATGAACCTTTGCATCCATATACTCAAGCACTTATGGCAGCTGTTCCAAGTCCAGATCCAACCGCCGAAAGAATAAAATTAGTTATTGGAGGGGAAGTTCCAAATTTAGTTAATCCTCCACCTGGTTGTCGTTTTGCACCACGTTGCCCAAAAGCTATGGAAATTTGTAAAAAAGCTGATCCAATTGAAATAGAAATTGAAAAAGATAGATTTGTTGCATGCTATTTATATGCTTGA
- the rpsB gene encoding 30S ribosomal protein S2, translating into MAEQKDTTTQSTLQEIFIKNGLHIGSRIKVVDMEKFIYALRPDGIYLIDVNKTIERLNIAAKFISLFPSEKVIITTSHVYGVKPVEKFCEITGTIPVVKKFQAGLLTNRNLSNFSEPKLLLVTDPRYDSQAIEEASIAGIPVIAFCSTDNIAKDVDLIVPINNRGRNSLGYAFWYLAKKVLEERGTLQPNIEPNFKPEDFITPQQS; encoded by the coding sequence ATGGCGGAACAAAAAGATACAACTACTCAATCTACATTACAAGAAATTTTTATTAAAAATGGATTGCATATAGGTTCTAGAATTAAAGTTGTAGATATGGAAAAATTCATATATGCTTTAAGACCAGATGGAATTTATTTAATAGATGTAAACAAAACTATTGAAAGATTAAATATTGCTGCAAAATTCATTTCTCTTTTCCCATCTGAAAAAGTTATTATAACTACTTCACATGTATATGGCGTAAAGCCAGTTGAAAAATTTTGTGAAATAACTGGAACAATACCTGTAGTAAAGAAATTTCAAGCAGGATTGCTTACAAACAGAAATTTAAGCAATTTTAGTGAGCCAAAATTATTACTAGTAACTGACCCAAGATACGATAGTCAAGCAATTGAAGAGGCGTCTATTGCAGGAATACCAGTAATAGCTTTTTGTAGCACAGACAATATAGCTAAAGATGTTGATTTAATAGTTCCAATAAATAATAGGGGGAGAAATTCTCTCGGATATGCTTTTTGGTATTTAGCAAAGAAAGTTTTAGAAGAAAGAGGTACTTTGCAACCTAATATTGAACCTAATTTTAAGCCTGAAGATTTTATTACTCCTCAACAATCATGA
- a CDS encoding 30S ribosomal protein S9: protein MSKKHLGVFTGKRKTSVARLVIRPGSGTVRINNVPIDIFENEIFRQKVLTPLYLAPDIWKKYDFEINVKGGGMISTAEASAIAIARALATIQPKIKEKIISYDRNLLVGDPRRTEPKKPGRRSARRFKQKSYR from the coding sequence TTGAGTAAAAAACATTTAGGAGTATTTACAGGAAAAAGAAAAACTTCTGTAGCTAGATTAGTTATTAGACCTGGGAGTGGAACAGTTCGTATAAATAATGTTCCAATAGATATTTTTGAAAATGAAATTTTTCGTCAAAAAGTTTTAACACCTCTTTATCTTGCTCCAGATATATGGAAAAAATATGATTTTGAAATAAATGTTAAAGGTGGAGGAATGATATCTACTGCTGAAGCTTCAGCAATAGCTATTGCAAGAGCATTAGCCACTATTCAACCAAAGATAAAAGAAAAAATAATTTCTTATGATAGAAATCTTTTAGTAGGAGATCCTAGAAGGACTGAACCAAAAAAGCCTGGTAGAAGGTCTGCTAGAAGATTTAAACAAAAATCATATAGGTGA
- a CDS encoding thiolase domain-containing protein produces MRDVAIIGVGMSKFGELWDKQLRDIFIEAAIEAINDCKIDLKDIQALFIGNYSAGTWVQQEHLGPLLVDYLGISPKPAMRIESACASSGAAFYIAYMAIASGLYDIVMVGGVEKMTDVPTEDSTTFLASAADREWEAFFGMTFPGLFALMARRHMYQYGTKREQLAMVSVKNHKNGSKNPKAQFQREVTIDEVLNSPIVADPLTLLDCSPISDGAAACILCSSDIAKKYTDTPIYVLGSGQGTDTIALHDREDITIMKSTIEASRKAYSFAHLEPKDIDVAEVHDCFTIAEIIEYEDLGFCKKGEGGKMIENGETEIGGRIPINTSGGLKSKGHPVGATGVAQVCEIVYQLRGEAGKRQVSNAEIGLTHNIGGSGSSCYVHIFGRKKR; encoded by the coding sequence ATGCGTGATGTAGCTATAATTGGAGTTGGAATGAGTAAATTTGGAGAATTATGGGATAAACAATTAAGAGATATATTTATAGAAGCAGCTATAGAAGCTATAAATGATTGTAAAATAGATTTAAAAGATATTCAAGCATTATTTATTGGAAATTATTCAGCTGGAACTTGGGTTCAACAAGAACATTTAGGCCCATTGCTTGTAGATTATTTAGGGATATCTCCTAAACCAGCTATGCGTATTGAAAGTGCATGTGCATCAAGTGGAGCTGCTTTTTATATTGCTTACATGGCTATAGCATCTGGTTTATACGATATAGTTATGGTTGGAGGTGTAGAAAAAATGACCGATGTTCCAACAGAAGATAGTACAACTTTCTTAGCTAGTGCAGCAGATAGAGAGTGGGAAGCATTTTTTGGAATGACTTTTCCAGGTTTATTTGCATTAATGGCAAGAAGGCATATGTATCAATATGGAACAAAAAGGGAACAACTTGCAATGGTTTCAGTAAAAAATCATAAAAATGGTTCTAAAAATCCAAAAGCTCAATTTCAAAGAGAAGTTACTATAGATGAGGTTCTTAATTCTCCAATTGTTGCAGATCCTCTCACTTTACTTGATTGTTCACCTATAAGTGATGGAGCTGCAGCATGTATTTTATGCTCTTCAGATATTGCTAAAAAATATACTGATACTCCGATTTATGTTTTAGGCTCTGGGCAAGGCACGGACACTATTGCATTACATGATAGAGAAGATATTACAATAATGAAATCAACTATTGAAGCTTCAAGAAAAGCTTATTCGTTTGCTCATTTAGAACCCAAAGATATTGATGTTGCCGAAGTTCATGATTGCTTTACTATAGCTGAAATAATAGAATATGAAGATTTAGGATTTTGTAAAAAAGGAGAAGGAGGAAAAATGATTGAAAATGGAGAAACAGAAATCGGTGGAAGAATTCCAATAAATACTAGTGGTGGATTAAAATCTAAAGGTCATCCAGTTGGAGCTACTGGTGTAGCTCAAGTATGTGAAATTGTTTATCAACTTAGAGGAGAAGCTGGGAAAAGACAAGTTTCAAATGCTGAAATTGGCTTAACGCATAATATTGGTGGATCAGGTAGTTCATGTTATGTTCATATTTTTGGTAGGAAAAAGAGGTGA
- a CDS encoding ABC transporter ATP-binding protein: MPLLEVHGLKTYFETTKGYVKAVDNVSFSLEKGDAFGLAGESGCGKTTTGLSIIKLLPFNGKILDGKIIFDGIDLVEMPEEILRKNIRWKRISIVFQGAMNALNPVYTIGDQIIEAILTHEDISNEEAKERVIKLFELVGIDPSRINNYPFEFSGGMKQRAMIAMALACNPDIVITDEPTTALDVIVQAQVLKLLKKLKEELNLSFIMISHDLSVIAETCNKVAIMYAGKIIEMADVVRLFKNPSHPYSQGLMNSFPSLKGPRKKLISIPGSPPNLLFPPSGCRFHPRCQYAWEKCKEEEPLLIEIDKGHYAACHLLKK, from the coding sequence TTGCCTCTTCTTGAGGTTCATGGATTAAAAACTTATTTTGAAACTACTAAAGGATATGTTAAAGCTGTGGATAATGTTAGTTTTTCATTAGAGAAAGGAGATGCTTTTGGATTAGCTGGAGAATCTGGTTGTGGAAAAACAACTACTGGTTTATCTATAATAAAGCTTCTCCCATTTAATGGGAAAATATTAGATGGAAAAATTATTTTTGATGGAATCGATTTAGTTGAGATGCCTGAAGAAATATTAAGAAAGAATATTAGATGGAAACGTATTTCAATAGTTTTTCAAGGTGCTATGAATGCTTTAAATCCAGTATACACTATTGGAGATCAAATAATTGAAGCTATCCTTACTCATGAAGATATTTCTAATGAAGAAGCTAAAGAAAGAGTTATTAAACTTTTTGAACTTGTAGGCATAGACCCATCCCGAATAAATAATTATCCTTTTGAATTTAGTGGAGGAATGAAACAAAGAGCTATGATCGCTATGGCATTAGCATGTAATCCAGATATAGTTATAACAGATGAACCTACAACTGCTTTGGATGTTATAGTTCAAGCTCAAGTTTTAAAGCTTTTAAAAAAGCTTAAAGAAGAATTAAACCTTTCTTTCATAATGATTTCACATGATTTATCAGTTATAGCTGAAACATGTAATAAAGTAGCTATAATGTATGCAGGTAAAATTATCGAAATGGCTGATGTAGTTAGATTATTTAAAAATCCTTCACATCCATATTCTCAAGGATTAATGAATTCTTTCCCATCTCTTAAAGGTCCAAGAAAAAAACTTATTTCAATTCCAGGTTCTCCACCAAATCTTTTATTTCCACCATCAGGATGCAGATTCCATCCTAGATGTCAATATGCATGGGAAAAATGTAAAGAAGAAGAACCTTTATTAATAGAAATTGATAAAGGTCATTATGCAGCTTGCCATTTATTAAAGAAGTGA